A stretch of DNA from Clostridium sp. JN-9:
GTAAGATTCCATAAGCTTTTATAGACTGAGCTAGTTCATCAATAGCTTCATTATCAAAATATTTTCTTGGTTGATATATATTGGGGTAAATATCCTCAGTAGGTAAATAACAAATATTGTTTTGTTGCATATTAAACCATCCCTCTACATTTTCCTAATGTTAACAATTCTACATTTTCCCATAAATTCCTTCTTTTTTAAAATATTTTACATAAAGTTTTATTTTATAGGTTTCTTAGTAGCCATACCCGCTTTTCTAGGGTATTGTTTTGGAGTATGTTTTATTTTTTCAATTATAACTAAATTATGTTTAAGATCACTATCTTCAATATTCACTTCAATAATTTTTTCTAAACTGCCGCCAAGTACAGCAATTGCATTCCTAGAATCATTTATTTCATCTGCAACAGCTGGTCCTTTCATAGCAATAAATTTACCATTTAACTTTAAAAAAGGTAAACAATATTCACTAAGAGAAGTTAAATTTGCCACAGCCCTGGAAATTGAAAAATCAAAACGTTCCCTATAGTTAACATCCTGTCCAAAATCCTCTGCTCTTCCATGAACAGCAGTAATATTTTTCAAATTTAATTTATTTATTACCTCATTCAAAAAATTAACTCTCTTATTTAAAGAATCAAGCAATACTATTTTGTTTTCATTATTAATAATATTCATGGGTATACCTGGAAAACCAGCCCCTGTCCCAACGTCTATTATACTACATTTACTCTTCAAACTTTCATATTTAAAAATCTTTATGCAATCTATAAAATGCTTCTTTATAATTACATCATCCTCTGTAATTGCCGTTAAATTTACCCTCTCATTCCAAAGTTTTATCATATTCATGTACTCAATAAATTTATCGTATTTCTCACTATCAAAATTTACTTTAACATCTGAACATGCTAAACTTAACATTTCAAAATAATTCATACAATTTTCTCCTATTTATCAATTGTTCTGTCATTTCTATACTCATGCTCTAAATAAATCAATAGAACTGATACATCTGCAGGTGAAACTCCTGAGATTCTTGAAGCTTGACCAATGCTCATAGGTCTGATTTTACTTAATTTTTGAATTGCTTCTATTCTTAATCCCCTGACATTTTCATAGTTTATATCCTTGGGTATTAATTTAACCTCAAATTTTTTGAATTGACTAACCTGCTCAAGTTGCTTTTCTATGTATCCTTCATATTTTGATACAATATTTATTTCCTCAATCACATCATCAGATAACTGTGGTCTGTTGTTATCCAAGGCTGCTACCATTTCATAGTTAAGCTCAGGTCTCTTAATTAATTCATATAAACTAATAGGCTTTTTTATTTCTGATGAATTTAATTTCTTAAGAATTTCATTAACTTCATCTTTACCTGTAATTTGAAGCTTCTTTATTCTTTCTAATTCATTTTCAATTGAAGCTTTTCTTTTTAAGAACTTTTTGTATCTCTCTTCAGTTACTAAACCTACTTTATAACCTAATTCCGTAAGTCTTAAATCTGCATTATCTTGTCTTAATAATAATCTGTATTCAGCTCTGGAGGTCATCATTCTATATGGTTCATTTGTTCCTTTAGTTACTAAATCATCAATTAAAACTCCAATATAGCCATCTGATCTCTTTAAGATTAAAGCCTCTTCTCCTTTGCAAAGCTGAGCAGAGTTAATTCCTGCAATTATTCCCTGAGCAGCAGCTTCTTCATACCCTGAACTTCCATTGCTTTGACCGGCACTAAATAATCCACTGATGTTTTTAAATTCCAAAGAAAGTTTTAATTGAAGAGGATCAATACAATCATATTCAATTGCGTAACCATACCTTAAAATTTCAGCATTTTCTAGTCCAGGGACAGACCTGTACATCTTCATCTGAACATCCACAGGGAGGGAACTTGACATACCGCCTACATACAATTCCTCTGTACTTTCACCCTCTGGCTCAATAAACACCTGATGTCTTTCCTTATCAGGAAATCTCATTATTTTATCCTCAATTGAAGGACAATATCTAGGACCTATTCCAACAATAGTACCGCTGTATAATGGTGATCTGTTTATATTCTCTCTTATTATTTCTGCAGTATCGCAACTGGTATATGTAAGATAGCATGGTATCTGATCTCTATCTAACTTTCCAGACATAAAAGAAAAAGGTACTATTTTCTCATCGCCTGGCTGTTCAATCATTTTTGAAAAGTCAACAGATCTTCTATTTATTCTTGCAGGAGTACCGGTTTTAAATCTTCTTAACTGAATACCAAGTTTCTCTAAGCTGCCCGATAACTTATTTGCAGGGAATAGCCCACTAGGTCCGCTGCTGTAACTAATATCTCCTATTATTACTCTTCCTTTTAAATATGTTCCTGTAGCAAGTACTACAGCCTTTGTTGAATAATAGGTTCCAAGATTTGTGGTCACACCTTTTACCCTGCCATCTTCAACATCAATATCAACGACTTCCACCTGACGCAAATCTAAATTTTCCTGAAGCTCAATAACATGCTTCATCCTTTCTGAATATCTTCTTTTATCAGCTTGAGCACGTAGTGAATGAACAGCAGGTCCTTTTGATGTATTTAGCATTCTGGATTGCAAAAATGTATGGTCAATATTAACCCCCATTTCTCCGCCCAATGCATCTATTTCTCTTACCAAATGGCCTTTTGCAGTACCTCCTACATTAGGATTACATGGCATAAGACCTATACTATCTAAATTAATTGTACAAATTAATGTTTTACATCCCATTCTTGAAGCTGCTAAAGCAGCTTCACAGCCTGAGTGACCAGCACCAATTACAATAACATCATATTCACCAGATAAATATTTCATAGTGACATACCTACTTTCCTAAACAAAATTTCGAAAAAATCTTATCAATAATATTTTCCTCCAAGGTATCACCAGTAATTTCCCCAAGACTTAACCATGCATTTCTAATATCTATTGAAGCTAAATCAATTGCATCAGTATCTTTTAATGCCTTAAGAGCACTTAAACAACTTTCCTTAGCTTTAAAAACAGCTTCCTTATGTCTGGCATTAGTAATTAAAATATCCTTTGACTCTATTTTACCATTAAAAAATAAATCTTTAATACCTTGTTTTAAATTATCTATTCCCTCTCCAGAAGATGCAGATATTTTTATTATATATTCACTTTTAAAACCGCTGATCTCATCTAAGTTTAATTTTTGTTTTAAATCCTTTTTATTTAGTATAATTATACTTTTTTTATCCTTTATATAATTTATGATTTCTTTATCCTCTTCATCAATTTCTCTGCTTAAGTCAAGCATAAGTATTACTAGATCTGCTTCATTTATTTTTTCTATGGATTTCTCTACCCCAATCTTTTCAACCAAATCATTAGATTTTCTTATACCTGCAGTATCTACTATTTTGATAGGTATTCCATCAATATTGATAAATTCTTCAATTACATCTCTTGTGGTTCCAGGAATATCAGTTACAATAGCTCTGTTTTCGCTTAATAAAGCATTAAGCAAAGATGATTTGCCAACATTGGGCTTTCCAACTATTACAGTATTTAGACCATCTCTGATGATTTTACCCTGCTCTGCATTTTTTAATATTTCTTCAAGTGCTTCTATTATTTGTTTTAATTTAATGCTCACATTATGAGATGTTGCCTGTTCCATATCTTCTTCAGGATAATCTACAGTAGCTTCAATATGTGCAATTACCTCAAGCAGCTTTTCCCTGAGATTATTTATTTCATTAGACACCTTTCCCTGGGACTGCATTACGGCAGATTTCATAGAAAGATCTGTTTTAGCTCTTATTATGTCAATTACTGCTTCAGCTTCGCTCAAATCTATTCTTCCATTTAAAAATGCCCTTTTAGTAAATTCTCCAGGCTCAGCTATCCTGGCTCCAGCCTTAATAACCTCCATTAAAACTTTATTAGTTGCAGTAACCCCGCCATGACAATTAATTTCTACAACATCTTCTGCTGTAAAGCTTTTTGGTCCTTTCATATATGAAACAATAACTTCATCTAATATTTCATTTGTTTCTCTTTCAATTATATATCCATATCTCATGGTATATGTTTTCATATTATTAAGCCCTTTATTGTTCTTACCCCTAAAAATAGAATTTACAATCTTCAATGCCATACTGCCAGATACTCTTACAATAGCAATACCACCTTCACCCAGACTGGTTGATATAGCTGCAATTGTATCAAATTCCTTCATTCTCTCACCTCATTAAATCTAGAATTTATTTAATAAATAAAAAGAAAGCCTCTAGGCTTTCTTTAAATCAACAACTACTCTTCTATAAGGTTCTTCACCTTCACTATATGTCACAACTTTTGAATCCCCTTGTAATGCAGAATGTATAATTCTTCTTTCGTATGGATTCATAGGTTCAAGTTTTACACAGTTTCCAGTTCTACAAGCCTTTTCTGCGATTCTTCTAGCTAGTCTTTTTAGTGTCTCTTCTCTTTTAGCCCTATAGTTTTCAGTATCCAAAATTACTCTTTTGTACTCAAAATCGTGACCTTTATTTATTACAAGACTAACTAAATACTGTAAAGAATCTAAGGTCTCACCCCTGTATCCAATAAGTATTCCCATATTGGGCCCTGTTAAAGTAATTTTAATAACATCATTTTCTTCTTTTATCTTTATTTCAGCTTTAATGTTCATGTTATTTAAAATATCTCTTAAAAAAGTTTTTCCTTCATATAGATAATCCCTTTTTACTTTAACTCTTACTTTAGCCGGTCTTGTTCCAATTAAATTAAAAAAACCTTTATTACCTTCATCAAGAACTTCAACTTCCACCTTATCTTCTGTAACATTAAGTTCCTTCAATGCATTTTTAACAGCATCTTCAGTAGTTCTTCCAGTAATTTCAATTACCTTCATACCATAAGTCACCCCCTATGATTCACTAGCCTTTTTCTTATCCACTTTTTTCTTATCCATTTTTTTCATTACTACAGTTTGAGCAATTTGGATCAGATTATTTACAACCCAATATAAAACTAAAGCTGACTTTAAGCTCCAGCTCATTACAGTCATGAAAATAGACATACCTATATTCATTGTACTAGTTTGTTTTGCCTGAGCACTATCATTATTAACAGCCATCAAAGCACCTGATAAATAAGTAGTTAATCCAGATAATATGGCAAGAAACATATCCCTGCTAGCTAAATTTTTAATCCATAAAAAATGAACCCCATCTATACCGCTTATATTATTAAAAGCATAATAAAGAGCAATAAAAATTGGCCACTGAATTAATAATGGTAAGCATCCACTTAAAGGGTTTGCTCCCTTTTCTTTGTATAGCTTCATTATTTCTTCCTGGGACTTTTGGGGATTGTTTTTATACTTTTCCTGAAGTTTCTTTACTTCTGGCTGCATTTCACTCATAACTACAGATGATCTTGTTTGCTTTATATTTAATGGTAATAATATTATTCTTATTATAACTGTCATAAGAATGATAGCTAAGCCATAAGAATAATTCTTATCTGCAACGACTAAATTCACACTTCTTAATATAAAATTGAAAAATTGTACAAATGCATTATTTAAAGCCTGCAAAACTCAAACCTCCTGATATCTCCTGATATATTTATTTAACTGGGTCATAACCGCCCTTGGAAAAAGGATTACATCTTAATATCCTCCATATACTCATAAATATACCCCTAAAAGCACCATATTTTTCAATCGCTTCAATAGCATATTGTGAACATGTAGGATAATATTTACAACTTGGTCTTTTATATGGTGAAATGTATCTTCTATATATTTTAATAATAAAAATTAAAAGTCTTTTCATTAATTATATAGACCTGCCTTGTTTAAGAGATTTTTTAAAGCTTCCTGGATTTCAAAATAGCTTTTATCATTTGCCGCATTTCTAGCTATAAAAACTAAATCAAAACTTGTCTTCAAATTATTATTATTATTTCTATATGCCTCATTAATTAATCTTTTAATTCTATTCCTTGTTACACTTTTCCCAACTTTTTTACTAACTGATATACCTAATCTATTAACATCTTTCTTATTTTTATACACGTATAAAACTAATATTTTATTTGAAAAAGATTTTCCCTTACGGTACACTGCTCTAAATTCCGCGTTTTTTCTTATTTTGTATTTTTTCATACTTTATGCTCCTTTTTTGCAGTTACAGAAAAAGGCCACAAAAGCGGCCCTTATGCTGTCAATCTTTTTCTACCTTTTTGTCTTCTTCTCTTAAGAACATTTCTTCCTGATAAAGTAGACATTCTTTTTCTAAAACCATGCTCTCTTTTTCTCTGTTTCTTTTTTGGCTGGTAAGTCATAAACATAAGTTATTACACCCCCTTCTAAGTGTTTTTTCTATACAATATATATAGATAAAATTCAGAGGCTTAATTTCATTTTATTATTAATTTAGCCTTTTTTACAATTTACTATTAAATTATATATTTACAACTTGACAATGTCAAGAAAAAGCAATATGTAGATATATTTATTAACTTTTTGTGGATAACTTCTTGAATAGCTACTAATGTTTTGCTATTATTAATATTGACTTATAAATAATTGTGCATAAAAGTAAGTTATCAACAGCTGTGCATAACTTTGTGGA
This window harbors:
- the rsmG gene encoding 16S rRNA (guanine(527)-N(7))-methyltransferase RsmG — its product is MNYFEMLSLACSDVKVNFDSEKYDKFIEYMNMIKLWNERVNLTAITEDDVIIKKHFIDCIKIFKYESLKSKCSIIDVGTGAGFPGIPMNIINNENKIVLLDSLNKRVNFLNEVINKLNLKNITAVHGRAEDFGQDVNYRERFDFSISRAVANLTSLSEYCLPFLKLNGKFIAMKGPAVADEINDSRNAIAVLGGSLEKIIEVNIEDSDLKHNLVIIEKIKHTPKQYPRKAGMATKKPIK
- the mnmG gene encoding tRNA uridine-5-carboxymethylaminomethyl(34) synthesis enzyme MnmG, translating into MKYLSGEYDVIVIGAGHSGCEAALAASRMGCKTLICTINLDSIGLMPCNPNVGGTAKGHLVREIDALGGEMGVNIDHTFLQSRMLNTSKGPAVHSLRAQADKRRYSERMKHVIELQENLDLRQVEVVDIDVEDGRVKGVTTNLGTYYSTKAVVLATGTYLKGRVIIGDISYSSGPSGLFPANKLSGSLEKLGIQLRRFKTGTPARINRRSVDFSKMIEQPGDEKIVPFSFMSGKLDRDQIPCYLTYTSCDTAEIIRENINRSPLYSGTIVGIGPRYCPSIEDKIMRFPDKERHQVFIEPEGESTEELYVGGMSSSLPVDVQMKMYRSVPGLENAEILRYGYAIEYDCIDPLQLKLSLEFKNISGLFSAGQSNGSSGYEEAAAQGIIAGINSAQLCKGEEALILKRSDGYIGVLIDDLVTKGTNEPYRMMTSRAEYRLLLRQDNADLRLTELGYKVGLVTEERYKKFLKRKASIENELERIKKLQITGKDEVNEILKKLNSSEIKKPISLYELIKRPELNYEMVAALDNNRPQLSDDVIEEINIVSKYEGYIEKQLEQVSQFKKFEVKLIPKDINYENVRGLRIEAIQKLSKIRPMSIGQASRISGVSPADVSVLLIYLEHEYRNDRTIDK
- the mnmE gene encoding tRNA uridine-5-carboxymethylaminomethyl(34) synthesis GTPase MnmE, which codes for MKEFDTIAAISTSLGEGGIAIVRVSGSMALKIVNSIFRGKNNKGLNNMKTYTMRYGYIIERETNEILDEVIVSYMKGPKSFTAEDVVEINCHGGVTATNKVLMEVIKAGARIAEPGEFTKRAFLNGRIDLSEAEAVIDIIRAKTDLSMKSAVMQSQGKVSNEINNLREKLLEVIAHIEATVDYPEEDMEQATSHNVSIKLKQIIEALEEILKNAEQGKIIRDGLNTVIVGKPNVGKSSLLNALLSENRAIVTDIPGTTRDVIEEFINIDGIPIKIVDTAGIRKSNDLVEKIGVEKSIEKINEADLVILMLDLSREIDEEDKEIINYIKDKKSIIILNKKDLKQKLNLDEISGFKSEYIIKISASSGEGIDNLKQGIKDLFFNGKIESKDILITNARHKEAVFKAKESCLSALKALKDTDAIDLASIDIRNAWLSLGEITGDTLEENIIDKIFSKFCLGK
- the jag gene encoding RNA-binding cell elongation regulator Jag/EloR yields the protein MKVIEITGRTTEDAVKNALKELNVTEDKVEVEVLDEGNKGFFNLIGTRPAKVRVKVKRDYLYEGKTFLRDILNNMNIKAEIKIKEENDVIKITLTGPNMGILIGYRGETLDSLQYLVSLVINKGHDFEYKRVILDTENYRAKREETLKRLARRIAEKACRTGNCVKLEPMNPYERRIIHSALQGDSKVVTYSEGEEPYRRVVVDLKKA
- a CDS encoding membrane protein insertase YidC, with the translated sequence MQALNNAFVQFFNFILRSVNLVVADKNYSYGLAIILMTVIIRIILLPLNIKQTRSSVVMSEMQPEVKKLQEKYKNNPQKSQEEIMKLYKEKGANPLSGCLPLLIQWPIFIALYYAFNNISGIDGVHFLWIKNLASRDMFLAILSGLTTYLSGALMAVNNDSAQAKQTSTMNIGMSIFMTVMSWSLKSALVLYWVVNNLIQIAQTVVMKKMDKKKVDKKKASES
- the yidD gene encoding membrane protein insertion efficiency factor YidD, whose protein sequence is MKRLLIFIIKIYRRYISPYKRPSCKYYPTCSQYAIEAIEKYGAFRGIFMSIWRILRCNPFSKGGYDPVK
- the rnpA gene encoding ribonuclease P protein component; this encodes MKKYKIRKNAEFRAVYRKGKSFSNKILVLYVYKNKKDVNRLGISVSKKVGKSVTRNRIKRLINEAYRNNNNNLKTSFDLVFIARNAANDKSYFEIQEALKNLLNKAGLYN
- the rpmH gene encoding 50S ribosomal protein L34 — protein: MFMTYQPKKKQRKREHGFRKRMSTLSGRNVLKRRRQKGRKRLTA